The genomic interval gtgaacctagcgtaaattagCTAATGGCTGAAGTATATGGtcacctaaaggggttgtctgggcttaattttttttaaatgaaaatctTATCTAGGATGATGGTTCACCcatgtaaaataattaaaattataacaataattaaaataatattttttatggcctatgaaTATTGTACTTGCTGGATAGGTGGACAACACTGGAGGAAAGGCCATAAAATATATaagtctggacaatccctttaaggcccaacTGTGTACTGCAAACATTCAGTGCAAGGATGGAGGAGGACACTACCTATTCGCTATGTTACCTAGAGTCCCAGAGATATAACAAGAAGAAGGCTGTGGGAGGTCCGGCCAGCAACAAAGGTgttgtcacttacctctttggtgaCAGACTGTTGTCAAGGAATACGACCACAAATGTAGACACTTCCTATGGCCTAGGACTTGTcaagaacccagccatgattttcttattgtacctgggttatcagacagggacactacatgtatccgaagatatcccggccacaataaggacatcatggctgattttctaaccttagaaaggtcctgcattcatggtcgtatccactggcaaaccgatcaagacaacaagactgtgaccacaagatatttagagaaaatctttaaaactctgcaaagtgTTTCATtacttatacttgcaaaaatgattaacttttaattatctaaacATTTAGGCCGGGGCACCACGGGCTGGAAACAGCGTTATACAGTACTTGTAAAGTAGATGGGTTTCATGtgaattccatccccactttgcggaaaaaaatcgcagcatggacacgctgcgatttccaaaactgttgtgtttttgaaaatcgcagcatgtcaattatatctagggaAAAGCCCGGcgtctttcccgtagatataatgataagagaaagtccgtggaggaaaactccatgaactttctcttcaaagcgctgcaggaagaaccgcaatgcgttcatgccacGTTTTTTCCCGTAGCGCTGCGTTTCCGGCTCGTGGAACTTAGCCTTAAAAATGATTGTGGAATATCCCTTACTTTTTGGGTATATTACCATCACAATAGAGCGGGCCATGATTAGTTTCTCACAGCTTCCATGGGAAATATACCGTAAAGCGCCATTCTGTAAACCTGGAACTGATAGTTTGTACAAGTTTGTAATATATTTGTCATAGATTTCGCTCATTGCTTTGCAAAGGGATTCTGTCTCTTGGCCATATGGTGCACAAAACACCCAATggtaaggggcaacatggtggctcagtggtttgcactgtagccttgcagtgctagagtcctgggtttgaatcccgccaggaacaaaatctgcaaggagtttgtatgttctccccgtttgcacggatttcctcccattctacaaaaacatacagatagggaaaaaaaagtacatgtgatccctatatggggctcacaatctacataaaaaaacaaaccccaatGGTAACCCTGGTATGTGGCTAAGGCTACGGTGATGGGATGGCAGGATTTAGCACAGATGAATAGATGGGACTTAGACATGAATCAGCCCCTTCAGCCCCTGCCTTAGACATTCCACAAGAATACAAGGTTTGCCTGTAGTATTCTAAGAAATCCTAGAAGTAGGCCTCCAAAGGAACTTGTCAGAGTGATATATGCAACCCAATGTGAGGGGCGCGTAGACGCTAAAGGGGTAGACGCTAGGCCCTGTCAGTCATGGTGTGTGGATGCTGGAGCAGGGCCAAACCATGTGATTCCAGCTGTATATACAATGATAGGAGCACATGATTACCTTAAAAAACTTCtaggaaatgtttgtgtgtttatttCTAAGAAGAAATTACAAGGGGAGTGGCGTTTTTTTCTTCTAAAGCTGCATGCCTTAAAGCTgttttctagtagtatataatagcAGGCAGGTGGCCGAAAAGGTCAGAAAATAATAAAAGGACCTATATTCACCTTCCCCAGTTAGACATTGGGCTCCACTTTCTGCTCTCATCCGAAACGGCAGGAAATGCTTAAGAATGTTcactcagccaatcacaggctcTGATGTCAGCCACGTGACCTATAAATGACAGGCTCTATTGGCAATGCAGGATCGGGGAAAGGGAAGCATTTGTTTCTAATTTTATTGGCCCCATTTGCAGCACCtatccacattcaaaaaaacaaaaaaaaacaaccaaaaaaaaccacatctcggacaagccctttaataatTATTAGGCTAGCCCGACACTTGTACAGTTATTCCTCCTGACCTTCTATACATATGCATGCTCAGCATGGTCAAGAGTGGGGAACAACTGCTGCAGACACCTCCGGCGGTGAAACACAATCTGTCTGGAAAGTTCAGAAGCCCTGCGTGTGATATATATAGCTGACTGTCAggtctatattatatatactgtatatatataagtgTTATATACACATCACAGTCAGCTGATCCTGCcggtcagctgtttgaagactCTACGGCATttggctgcagcctcttcattactTGCCAAACACAGTGCCATGCATTCccttgaatgggtctgagctgcaatcgATGTGACGTTACTTGTCCTGTAAAACAAACGGTGGTCAGGGAGTGGTGCTGCTGCCTCAAAACAACTGAACCCCTGGCATCAGAGGTGGTGGACCCCATAGATCTTCAACTGATGATCAATCCTAGGGATAGGTCTTCAATTAAAAAGTCCCAGAAATCCCTTTTATGGCAGTCCCCCTTGCTAAAATGTCATGACGTGCCAACAATCCAAATAAGtggctgagggtaagttcacacagagttttttggtcaggattttgaggccgtatccgcctcaaaatcctgacccaaaagatggctcccattgaaatcagtgggagccggtcaggtgttttttctagTTTGTTCTGGCTACCGGAAAAagcagcgaggtgctcattcttcaggctgtttcgcctcgcgattcagcctgcaGACACACCTtccttcggactaggcccattcattgggcctaatccggagcggagtgcgcagctggatgccagtgcaaggCACcgactttcagttgcggctacccatcTTTTGCACAGAACCTGAACTGGCCCCCGCtttaggttctggtccaaaaaaaccctgtgtgaacttaccctgactgTGTTACATATGGATGAGGGGAGTTGACCTGAGCTTGTTAGCAGGCCTTCACCACTAGGAGAACCCAACTTTGATGTCCAGATATCCTAAATAAAGGAGAGGGGTTGTCCTGGCGAGACACTGCCTTTAAATGTAACACAGACACAGgactgtatacatagtgtatacattTTATTACTGTATTGTATAAAAGGACAACCATTAACGTAGTATCCAGAacatatattgggaatacaataaAGGAGTTGTATGATCTTGGTTCACGTAATACAATGCACATTGCTTACTATTCAGTCTCCAAAACTTGATCCTGGAATTGCAAAGACGTGTATTCAGATTAccagtgtatatattgtataggacACTGCTAATCTTAGtatatgtatatacggtgtactAGAACTTGTGCCCTGTTATTTGAACGCTGCTgacatacaacccctttaatgaacatATACATTTGCTGTCTATCGGACATGCTTAAAACCAAATAAAACCTTCCTAACAAGTCACAGAGAAGCCCGGGTCTTGTATATGGCAATGCGGAGTAAAGGCGTGCAACAATAATGACACAACAGCAAAAGTTATAtcaaaaaataaatgtaataaaaagtgttGGCTTTTCGGGCATAAATATTTTGGCAGGTAACATACATAATACAAAGTAACCATTCAGGCCGTTACAAACAATGAGGTCCATCTACTGATGGACTCTTAGCAGCAAAAACTTCTGTCAGTTTCATCCTGGACGTTACCATCTTAGGGGATCAGTGCAGCGAGTAGTATCCCGTCCAGGGGCAAATAGCGGTAGAGACTATTAATGGCAGCACTATACACTTGTTCTGTCCACTGATGAAATCTCACTGACACATACAGTACCATGTAACACGTACAGTACCATCAcaccttgtatatacagtactacaggtTGACAAATTGAGGAGGAGGAGTTTCGAGACTATAGAGTATGAAACATAATACAATTGTCATCGGGCAAGCAAAAAGGAATGTAAATTACATACTGGTAACAAAATATACAGTTACGAGCGTCCTCGTGGTGAACAGCACAACGTGTAATACAGAGGACGGTTAGTCACATCTCGTACTGGTGGATAACACTCAACCGTAACTGGCTTAACCGTATTCCTTCTTTATTAGGGCGGCTTAAATCAATATAGAGGTAGGTTAAAGGAGTAAACACTTATCATCCAACCATAGGATATGTCGTAAGTGTCTCAACACCAGGAGGCCCACCAATCATGAAAAATGGGGGGTCCCATGTCCCCCATTTAAATGAAGTAGTTGTCGAACACGCTTGCTGCTTCTCTAGTCAGAACCTATAGGAATGAAGAAGGTAGCCAAGTGTTCTACTTGGATATCTTCGTCAATCCTATAGACTTTGAACGTACACAGCTATTGTTCCATTATTGCACTTGGTTTTAGTCCCAGACGTATACACGTATACGTATTTTGTAGTGGTCAATCGGTAATGTGGCCTACTGCAAAATCGTTGACCTAATGTAGAATGTCCAGAGCTGGTCAGGAAGGTGACcaccatcatctgatcggcagaGGAGTCCATCAATCTTGTCAGTCTGAAGCAATGCTAACCGAATAAAAATGAATTTGATAAAATGCGTCTTCATATATCACAGTCAGTTCTAGCAGAACACAGTCACGGGGTCATCAGTACTGTAAAGGCATGGGAGGATAGCAATCAACGCCTCCTCTATGGAGAACAAGTGCTTGTCCTCGGCATCCGGACAATAACTGTGCATAAAGTTCGCAAGGCGTAGCAGATACTCAATATTGTGGCCAGCCCGCCCGCTGGAGACTACAATCTGAGCAGCGATGTCTTCTTCAGAAGCTGGTCCAAGATAGCCGGGATTCTGAGGCGTGGCGATATAGACTAGGGCTagcagcgccccctcttctcCTTCATCTTGAGGGTAAAACTTGACCAGCTTTGTGATGTAGCCGCCAAGAACAGACTCTCGTATGTTCAGATACTGAAGTGATGATTCAACCTGATCACCGCGTACTTCATAGGCGACACCCCACGTGCATTCCTTTAAGAAGAAGATATATAAGATTATAATTCTGTTGACGCCACTACACATGGAATATACTCGACTATACCCCCAACATGTATGATTCCTATTTATCATGTACTATCTATAATATTGGTGTCTTATGTTATAGTGAGGCAACTGCTACCTGTGTAATCCCTATAGCTGAACCCTGGGGGGCAGAAGTAGAGTGATTTAGGTTTCTGAGCAATAATATCCATAGGCTTTACCACTCAATGTAGCTGACCTATACTTAACTGGGGTTAGCACTACCAAATATATTATGCATATACAGTAGAATGCAATGAATGTTGCATGTTACTGTGGGTAGGGGTGCAGGGGTAGCAGTCATATCTGGGTCGTGGGTGCTCAAATATTTACTGCACCATGGATGCCAGGTAAGGGACCAGCTATGGCTAATACAGCAATAAACCCAAATACTATATATTCTATGGAAATGCAATAACAGAAACCGGCTCACCTCATAGTCTTCTTGTAGGGTCACCACTCGCCCAGGCTgaaagaagaaaggaggaagatGATGAGACCTCagatatagtattgtatataataatagcatctatctaaatatatatatatatatatatatatatatatatatatatatatatatatacacacacacacacactatatctaataatatacacacacacatatatatattactacaacatggaactatatatacatataggtatATGCACGCCCACATAGAATatctagtactatatacacacacctatatatatatatatatatatataaatgtatacaatcTATCAACCATAGCCAGCGATGCTCACCATTTCAGGGCTGCCTCTATGGAAGGTATCCCCCTGCCAGAACTTGCGGCTATAACCAGGGATAAAACCAACTTTGCTGGAGGTGAACTCAAAATCAGGTCTCCAGACCAGGGAGCCATATCCAAATATCCAGAGGGATTTCTGATGGAGTGGGGGCTCCTCCATGGCGCTGCTGGGGTTATTGGGCATTGGGTCGGGGTCCTAGAACCTAAGTAAAGCCGGTAGACAAGTGGTGCTGATGCAAGCCGACCGCTCTATATACACGGCTGACCCGGATAAGCCACACCCACCCAGCGGGCTCGTCTATATTGACAGCCAATGGTAAGGCTTTGTTGCAGAAACCACGCCTATAAATCTGTTCTGCCGTCAGGGGATTGGTTCAGATTTGTGTTTCTCATTCGTGAGCCCCGCCCCGTTCTCGCTGCTGTAAGAATGATGCAACTATCTGGGACTGTTTCAGAGCCGGCCTGTGTATAGAGCAAGCGGGCGGAGGATTGCATCAGGCGGGAGGAGGCGCGGCCTGGGTGACGGACAGGGATGGAGGTTACATCAGACCAGGCGGCATACTGTGTACTGTACCATGTTACATGCTTAACCCCTCAATGCCGGGAAAGTAGAAGTGTGCACAGGCCTGGTACTGATATCTGTGCCTATGGCGACCAATCACAACGCAGCTTTCATTCTCTGGCAGCAGCATATGTAATGAaaactgtgctgtgattggttgctgtggacaACAG from Leptodactylus fuscus isolate aLepFus1 chromosome 7, aLepFus1.hap2, whole genome shotgun sequence carries:
- the CHAC1 gene encoding glutathione-specific gamma-glutamylcyclotransferase 1 codes for the protein MPNNPSSAMEEPPLHQKSLWIFGYGSLVWRPDFEFTSSKVGFIPGYSRKFWQGDTFHRGSPEMPGRVVTLQEDYEECTWGVAYEVRGDQVESSLQYLNIRESVLGGYITKLVKFYPQDEGEEGALLALVYIATPQNPGYLGPASEEDIAAQIVVSSGRAGHNIEYLLRLANFMHSYCPDAEDKHLFSIEEALIAILPCLYSTDDPVTVFC